From a single Desulfonatronovibrio hydrogenovorans DSM 9292 genomic region:
- the rbfA gene encoding 30S ribosome-binding factor RbfA, with protein MRRSSTRRSSRMADEIMRELGRVIVRETQDPRLEFLTITGVRLNKDFSIAEILYTHYQGQSKELDQSLEKAKGFFRTALGKNLKLRYVPELRFVWDSFVQEMVYDGKP; from the coding sequence ATGCGACGCTCATCAACAAGACGTTCATCAAGAATGGCTGACGAGATCATGCGTGAACTGGGCAGAGTTATTGTCCGGGAAACCCAGGATCCCCGGCTTGAGTTCTTGACCATTACCGGAGTCCGTCTGAACAAGGATTTCAGCATTGCTGAAATCCTTTACACTCATTACCAGGGCCAGTCCAAAGAACTGGATCAGAGTCTGGAAAAGGCTAAAGGTTTTTTCCGGACGGCTCTGGGCAAAAATCTCAAGCTGCGCTATGTACCTGAGCTGAGATTTGTATGGGATAGCTTTGTCCAAGAGATGGTGTACGATGGAAAGCCTTGA